A window of Rhododendron vialii isolate Sample 1 chromosome 11a, ASM3025357v1 genomic DNA:
GTGGCTGCTCCTGCAACTGTACTTGCTGATTTCCATGTTGGTCTTGATTAATGGTAGACAAAGGCTGCAATATAGCACTCATTGGTCCAGCTGACAATTGTACACGCTTTCTTGTAGTAGCCACCtacatcaaaattaaaataatatgatgaATGCAGCAAAGTGAAAATTGCTTAATTGGACATAGTGTAACAAGGATAaacattaaccaaaaaaaaaaaaaaactcttatttAATATTCCACACAAACATGCATTACCTTACTCAATCGACCCTCAGAACATTCTTCATCTTCCAAGGAACATTCATCATCTTCGAAGCAAGAACTACTCCCATCCTCACCATCTGCCGGTTGCCAATCCACGTCATCATTAACAACACAATCCATCTTGTGTCTTCTCTTTCCAGCAGTTGTACTTTTCTTTAAAAACGGATTTGCCAATTGCTTACACCCCAGAGCTTCAATCTTTGCACAGTTCTCTTCAAttaacttctttcttttttctaagtAGTTTCTCGTCTCAAGGGCCAATTCCCCAGGCTTGAAAACTACTTTCCCATCCTTAGCCATCTTTTGCAACAATTATTACAATATATTAAGACACTATCAgcaattcaaaaagaaatataGATATGCATGTGACATTAGGAGCACAACACAacataatcaaaaattaaataactcAGCAGCGTAAAAACTAAAGCATAAAAAAGTAGAAGCAAAAATAAGTACTAGATACAAAAAATTACATGACATATGGTCCCACTTACTAAGAGtgaaaaaacaaggaaaacatgGCAtcataccaaaaaaaacaaaaaactaatcatCCTTGTTATGATCTCCATCTTCATCATTTTCCTCAAAatcatcgtcatcatcatcatcagtacaatcctcctcctcatcaCTATAATCAACCTCCTCCTCGTCACTATAATCAACCTCCTCCTCATCACTATCTTCTGCACCAACATTATCATAATCGTCACCATCTATATCGTCATCAACTGTTACTCCATCCACATCTGTTCTAACCCAGTTAACATCATTATCAAGAGTATATGTAGCATCATCTAACTGTTGACCACTATAAGGCTCAGCTTGGGGACAAGTTATTTCATCTTCTGTAGATTGTTTTGCATTCATGTCGTATGAGTCTCTGGGAGTCATCTTAACAACGACATGCCAATCTTCGTCAATAGGGTCTTGAACATACCAAACCTGTTGCGCCTGAGATGCAAGGATGAATGGTTCATCTGATGTGCGATTGTGTCTATACAAAAGGTGCCTGAAATTTACAAGTGTGAACTTGTACTCATCTTGCCTCATTCCTACATTGTTATCCACCCAATCGCATTTGAATAGCACAAATTTAAAGTCATTAGAATATCTCAATTCAATGATATCCCTTAAAACTCCATAGAAAATGACCTCTCCTGTAACTGGGCGTTTATCTCTTGAGCTTGCATAACTTTGTGTGTATGCAGTTAATGATACTCCACTGTTTTGAGTTTTCCTCCTCTCCTCACGCTCCTTGGTGTGAAATCGAAACCCGTTTATAATATACCCAGTATACCTTCTACCCCATTTGTCCGGTGCTGAAGCTAACACACTCAGTTCATTGGATATGTTCACATTTTTTGTTCGCAGCAAGTCTTGAACCTATATGTTCCaagcatatatatatggttAGAGAAACTTAGTTACTAATACGGCGATCAGAGATATTTGAAATAGTACTACAAATGTTGACAAGACTTACGTGATCTCTAAACCAATTAGGAAATTGTTCATTGTGCTTCCTCATAAGATCACGTTCACTTAACCGGTGACTATCATTTCTAAGAACTTGAATGTGTTTCCTGCAATTAAAATGACTAGTCATTACATACGCACTACGGTACTATTGATGAAATGTAGTAACAAGTATAATCGATTTCTTACTCCCGGAATGGGGCTACGACATCAGAATTGGCTAGGACATATCTATGTGCTTGCACCCAAGCAATGTTATCAAGCTCAaacaattttcctttccttaaaCCACGACCTCCATGCTCACCATCGTAGTTTCGTATTGGTCGACTTAACTTTGTCTCAACATCATGCAAGACCTTGGTGATCCCTACATATTCCTTGGTGGACCTCTTCCATAGCTTGCAAAGACTCCGTAGTGGTGAGGCACCTCATGTAAGGTAATGAAAAACTCCTTCTATATAGCACATCTCCCATCATCAAGTACTTTACAGCTCTGATCTTGAGCTGTCTGGCTTTGACCTTATCTTCTGGTAGTGTCCCATTAGTTATGTAGTCAACTATGGGTCCAGTCCATGAGTCACTGTAATTGATGGCCTGAACTTGTACATCTGGGGAGACGATACTTGGCAACTCTAAGTATCTTACAGGTGTATTCCGTGGAATAGCGTCCTCCTTAGCTGTGGCCAGCTTTGCCAAATAATCTGCTTCATTGTTTTCCTCCCTTGGGATTCTGACAATATTGAAACTTTGCAATTTCGCAACTTGAGCCTTTACTTTATCCACATACTTTTGCATGATCTCCTCCTTGACGGTGTATTCCCCGAGGACTTGTCCCACAACCAGCTGTGAATCGCTTTTGGCCAGCACATGGCTAGCTCCAACGGCACTTGCCAGCTCCAATCCAACTACTAGGGCTTCGTATTCGGCTTCATTGTTGGTTGTTTTGAACTCAAACCTAAGCGCATAGCTAAGGCGTTGTCCTCTCGGGGATGTTAGAATTAAGCCTGCTCCACTTGCATCTTTAGTTGTTGATCCGTCGACCTGAAGGACCTAAGGTTTGGGTTCTTCTCTGGAGAGCTCCTCCGGCTCTGGATATGTGTATTCTGCAAGGAAATCTGCCAATACCTGTGCCTTGATGGCAATTCGAGGTTTATATTCTATGTCAAATTCACCAAGCTCTATTGACCATTGAATCAGTCGGCCTGACGTCTCTGCTGAGTGGAGAATTCTTCGAAGCGGTTGATCTGTTAACACTTTGATTGGATGAGCTTGGAAGTATGGCCGTAGCCTTCTGGCTGCTATTACCATTGCAAAGGCTATTTTTTCAGCTGTGGGGTATCTTAACTCAGCTCCTCGCAGTGCCCTGCTGGTGTAGTATACTGGGAGTTGAGTTCCCTGCTCTTCCCGAACCAAAACCGTGCTGACAGCTTGAGGGGAGACAGCTAAGTACAAGAATAGATTCTCTCCATCCTGAGTCCTACCCAGCAGTGGTGGTGATGCCAAATACTTCTTCAGTTGGGTGAAAGCCATTTCCTTCGTAGTTGTCCATTCAAAGGCCTTTTTCAAAACCTTGAAGAATGTTTGACATTTGTCAGTTGCTCGTGAAATAAACCTGCTCAAAGCTGCAACTCGTCCTATGAGCTTTTGGatctcttttatgttttgcGGTGAACTCATGGCGAGTATAGCCTGAATCTTTTCTGGATTCGCTTCGATCCCTCTTTGAGATACCATGAAACCTAAGAACTTCCAAAAGCACATTTTGTTGAGTTGAGCTTCATTCGGTATTTTTTTAGAACCTGGAAGGTTTCTTCTAGATCATCAACATGGTTAAGTGCCTTAGCACTTTTAACCagcatgtcatctacatataCTTCTATATTGTGTCTGATTTGCTGCTTAAACATCCTGTTGACCAACCTCTGGTATGTCGCCCCTGCATTCTTAAGACCAAAGGGCATTACTTTGTTGCAATATAATCCCTTATCGGTGATAAATGAAGTTTTTCTTGATCTCCTTCGtgcatttggatttgattatatCCTGAAAATGCATCCATAAAGCTAAGAAACTCATGTCCGGCAGTGGAATCTACCAAAGAGTCAATTCTGGGGAggggaaagctatcctttggacacGCCTTATTGAGGTCGGTGAAATCTACACACATTCTCCATTTGCCATTAGCTTTCGTCACCATGATCACATTGGCCAACCAATCGGGGTAAAGAACTTCGCGGATGGACTCCGCTTGAATGAGTTTATCTACCTCCTTGGCTACCGCCTCATTTCGTTATGGAGCAATGGCTCTTTTCTTCTGCATAACTGGACGTACAGCGGGGTCGACATTCAGTTTGTGAGATATGACCCTTGGGTCAATTTCGGGGATATCTTCATGGGACCACGCAAAAAcgtctttattttttcttaggAATTGCAGCAGCTCTGATTTTGCAGTCGTACTCAACCTTGTTCCAATCCTTACTGTCCTTCCTGATTGCCATGGCTCCAGGAGTTCTTTTATAAGCTCTTCCACGGGTTCTCCATGTTAGAGTTTCTCTTCATTTCGAGTGTCGAGACTCTCTATATTCATGGTAATGTTAACTCTTCTGAGTGAAGTAACATAGCATTCCCGTGCTGCTTTCTGATCTCCTCTGATACAGGCAACTCCTTCGGATGTTGGGAACTTTATCATCAAATGGTAAGTGGAGATTATTGCCCCAATCTTGTTCAAAGTCGTCCTTCCTAAGATTGCATTATATGCTGATGAGGGACAGTCGACTACTATGAAATCAATCATACCCGTAATCTGACTTTTCTCCTCTCCCATAGTAATTGGTAGTGCTATCTGACCAGCTGGGTAAACAGGCGTACCTGCAAATCCAACTAGTGGTGACGCCATAGGCCTTAGCCTTTCTCGTCCGACCTTTAACTGGTCATATGCATGAAGGTAGAGTATATCAGCTGAACTTCCGCTGTCGATCAATACTCTTCGTGTGAGGTAGTTTGCTATAACAATGGTTATGACCAGGGGGTCATCATGGGGAATCTGGATCCCTTTGAGATCTTCTTCTGAGAAAATTATGGGTATCTCCTCTTTTTTCTGGATCTTGCTTGGGCGGTCAATTATGTTGACCTCCAAATATTCTTCTGTTCGCAATTTTCTTAGCTGGGCCTTTCTTGCATGGCTGGACTCTCCACCTCCggcaaatcctccatggatgaTCTTGATCTCTCCAATGGGGCCGGACCGGGGTGCAGCACCGTCCCTTCGCTCTTTGCTTGTGTCTTCCTTTCTGGGCTGCTTCTGGTGTTTCTTTGTTACGAAACACTGAAGTCTCCCTCTTTGGATTAAATCCTCGATTTGCTGTTTCAAGTCAATGCAATCATCTGTATTATGTCTGTGGTCTCTGTGAAACCTACAGTATTTATCCTTAGCTCTCCTACTAGGATCGGATCTCAGCTTTCCTGGCCACTTGAGGTCTGGATCGTCTCGTAGATTGCTGAGGATTTGCTCTGCCATGGCTATGAGCGGGGTAAACTGTTTGTATTTTCATTGGGGAGGTCCTCCAGTTGATCCTCTCTTTGGGGATAATCTTGAGTCCACCTTTTTATTCCTGGGTTCCCCCCTGTCTTGCGGACAGCTTCTCGCCTTCTTTTGTCTGTTAGGGAGAATTCGCCAATTTGTGATGGTCCTACTTGGGGATCGAAACCATCACATGCACGCCTCGCATAGACAGCTTCTTCTGCGTTCATGTGCTTCTGAGCTCTGAGCATGAGCTCTGCCATGGTTTTTAGCGGCTCTTGAGACACAAGATATAGAAATTGCCCTGAATACAACCCAGCAATGTAAGCAGTTATGCTCACGTTGTCGTCAACTTCATCTATTTGGACCACCTCTTTATTAAACCTTGTGGTGTATTCTCTTAATGATTCCCATCTCCCTTGCTTTACTGTCAGGAGATGCGTTGCTGGTTTGCCGTAGCGTTGACCAACAATGAAGTAACTTACAAAGCTTGTGCTAAGCTCTTTGAAGCTACGTATACTTCCTGGTGGGAGTTTGTTGAACCATGCTCGGGCACTTCCCTTGAGGGTAACTGGGAATGCCCGACACATTACCTCATCTGGCACTGCTTGTAAGTGCATCAAGGACTTATATGTCTCAAGATGATCCAACGGGTCCGTAGAACCATTGAACGTTTCCAACTGGGGCATCTTAAACTTCCTTGGGAGAGGGCGTCTCATAACTTCAGGTGTGAAAGGTGAATCCGTGTTTTGCACTAACTCCTCTACCGTGGCAGGGGTTTGTGCCTTGACATGCTTCATCAATCCTTCAATCTGGTTTTGCATCTTGAGTATCATCCCTTGCTCGTGAGGCGATTTCTCTAGGGGTGGATTACCATACTTTCTTTGATTTTGGCTTTCCTTTTCACTGGATTCGCCTTCTTCCATATCCTCGTCGTCATTATGGCGGCTATTTTGCAATCTCGGGATACTCGACTCAGAGATTTGTTTTCGTAAGTTTGCGTTTTCTTGTCTCGCAGTCTGTAACCCTTGGGTTAAGGTCTTTATTTGTTCTTGCATATGGGCGAATGCTTCTGGGGTGATCTGATTACCCTCTGATAGGTTCGCCGCAGCGGCCTTAGCCGCCTCCGCTGTTTTTGCAGCCTTTTCGGAGGCAGCGACTGCCTTGGCTGCAGCAGTAGTTCTTGCCGTAGCGGTGGCCTGTGTAGCATTGTTGATACTCGTTTGTTTGGGGTTTGAAGCCATTATTGTTTTGCTTGATCAGGTCTTTACCATACAAAGCTGTTCACCGTAAGGAAAaattcgtttcccacagacggcgccagcTGATGAAACAACTTTGATGATAGCTCCGACTtgaacctgcaaaacaaaggtGATAACTCGTGTCACCGGTATGGTGgcgtgccaaccaccctccgatgcctaagtcagtaggaACCTTGTTGTAAATGAATGGATGTTCTCTGTGTTAGAGTTGTGTACCGTATACTGATGTTTTACCGTCGTATTTATAGGCATTACAATCGGAGTTTGAGTCCTTGTAGGACTATATCTTGTAGGTTCCGGGTCTCCTCTTTGGGGAGTGTGGagtcctgccttagctaggaatccATAGGATCCCTGCCGGGGCTAGGAATCTCATCTTTAATCACGGTTGTGCATATCCCTGGCCCTTTGGGCTTATCCCATCCTTCCCTTATCCCTTAGGATTCATTCTTCCTGTCGTGGCATCTTTATCTAAACAAGCATACCGTAGAAGTTAAGCTTTACAAGGGAGCTAGGGGCTGGAGCTGGTCCTTGGACTTTCTTTCAAGCTTTGGCCGAAGGACGGAGTTGGAAGGTCATTGCTCCGTTCCTTGTAGGTCCTTTACAGGAAGCTTGGATGGGAGGTAGCTTGCACTCCCCAGGTCTATCGGCCTGGTAGTGCTGAGCTCCTTAGGTATATTCTACTTATcagggtggttacgagtagtgaatcatgtagacaaTGATAAGTAAATGGGAAATGGTAAactgttggaagtgtgattgtgtggattgtgatttgagccatggtgatggcaaagGTAACCAATGAGGCTCTGTGTTGAAAAGGGTTACCTGTGAGGCCCAGTGACGAGATTTGTTGTGACAGTAATGTATGATATGtgatgggaagtttctctttaaGGAAGGGAATGGGTCTCATGAGATAGTTATAGTTAGTAAGACGTTAATGTATAATATGTCATGAGAAGTTTTTCTTTGAAGAAGgaaatgggtcccatgagacggttatagttagcgtggggtagtagATGTCCGActctaatgtatgatacgtcatgagatgactcgatcctcctatTATGGttttaagtgagaacatgctaggtacataactttggtgcgctcacctaggaccctggtacaTGATAAACAAGAGGAAGAGTGGACCCAcaagacgattgtagttagtgaaTGTGGGAGGAAATGATCTTGTGGAGAAGATCATTAGATTTCATATAGGtaaatggatagtaaagaaaatgatgatgtgctattattctaTACCTCTTgtgtattatcaattgtgatattattgttattattaaaTGCTAATTGTAGAAtaaggggttggtaggattgagattattttgctgggtgaattatcactcacggatacgtttgtatcctggtaaatcggttgcttcggcgatcaatttgccagaaggTGCAGGGTTCAATGGTGAAGTTGTTTGACATAGGAGGAATATCAAGGGCGGAGACCGAGGATGCTTGAGATCTGTATTAACACTAGAGTCACTCTGAAgatgtttaaataaaatgttagattctttttttgcatttttttaaaatatagatTTATATAATGACAAATATGGGCCTAGTAGTTAATAAAATTCAGtatattttagggttaatgcttctgaaattttttaaaaagtcggGGTGTTACAAGAATACTATCAATAGTTGCAATTAgcgttttgattttcttttgtttgttataataataaaaaaaaaagtgggaaaCCCATTGaagatttccaaaaaaaaaaaaaaagtttgggaaTTTCGGTCGaccttgaaaaataaaattttcatttaatttaaagtgtatatatgtaatatatatatatatatatatatatatatatataacgtatataaaatatatagttgGTCGGTTCAGTTCAGCGAAAAATTCTAGAAAACCGATACCAAACTAATTTCGGTTTAGTTTGGTCCCGGAAAAAACCGGCCTTACCTCGGTCGAAAACCGAACTAATCGGttggtttttttgggttttttcggTTCGTCGGTTTTTGTAACACCCCtaacaaaaacacacatataatttgATCTTCTTCGGTTCTTAATTTGGACTGATCTCCATATTTATTACAGTCTGCAATTAATCAATAATTTAGATTTGCTCAGAAGCACAATTGCTCTTAGTGGTAAGAATCTTTAAGAAAATCCAAATTTCAAATAATTGATTATACTAATGGATGGTTCGGATTTGGATAATACCGTCCCATCAAGTAGAGGATCCGAATCCATTTATGTCTCCTTCTGCCACTAGAACAAGTCTTTGCTTTAAGCCCTCTGCAAAACTATAAATATATATCAAAAATGCTAGAAACACAACAACTTCCACACAACAATTCACACAACCGCTGACGTCAGCATGACGCCATtgcaaaacgacgtcgtttttctatttaaaaaaaaaaaaaaaagtcgggAACATAACAGCTCTTTCTCCTTTCCCTTCTCCTTCCCCTTCCGTTCCCAATTCGACGATTAACAGAGAAGATTCCTTCCCAGTTCTCCTCCACCACCGCCGACCACCACAACCGAACCCCAGCGCTCCCCCACCGCCGTTGACCGCCATCACCACCAGGCTTCTGCGCACTTCGACCACCACGaaggtttctctctccttgtttcaaTTATTACCCTTAATTGAGTTGatgaaaaaaaaccctaattcgaAAATTGGGGTTTAAATtcgaaaattattcaatacgtTTCTGTGATACAACTCGAAAATTAGGATTTGTTGGTTAGGATACAACCAGAGATTTATTCAATACGTTTCTGTGATTGCTTGTTGAATCAAAGCAATGTTGATGAACTGATGCTGTTTTGATTTTCCTTGCTGCCGATGTTGTTTTTCGGAGGTTTTTCGGACTTAGCTTGTTCGAAAATGCGAAAATTTGTTTGTCCGAAATTAGAAAGACGGTTTTCTTGCTTTTAGTTGTACTAGTCTGATAACATCCTCATAGTTATTTCCATAGCTTGTTTCTTTTGTAGATGTCTTATTGCCATTTCTAAGAGGATAGTATTCCGTAGTTGTGACTTACGATCTGATGCTTACTTTTATGAAACTTAAAAGTATTTTCCGTGATAATCATGTAGTTGCAAGCAGTGCTAAAGTCAGATTGCGGAAGATTTTCGTTTGCTAATGACTGTAAGACTAAGGTGGACAGCGCTATTTCTTTCATGTTCTATAGCTCatacattattttttgggtCATCAAGCTCATACATCCTTCACAATTGATACCAGTTCTTATTCATTTTGTAGGAGGTGCTTGGAGCTGGTGGTGAGTATTTGTTTGGGGACCATTGTCTTAGTCATTGAAGGATTTAACAAACTCCATTAGTAACAGATAACAGTGTTAACCAAAAGTATCCCTTATTCCCCTTCAACTTCAAGTATTTGGTTTTTTGGCAGGAGCGGTTGTTATGTTTAGAGGGCACCAAGGCAGTACAAGTGTAGTGAAGTTTCAGTCCCTATTCCAtgagttttggggtggtttcggGGCTCAAACAGAGTGATGCTCTGCCCATTTAATTTGCTTCCCATTGGACTTTCAAGGCCAGTCTTTCTCGTGCAGTGTTAGGGAACTCGAAAAGGCGGTGAAAGAGATTGAAGCTATTCAAATGAATCAAAGGCCAAGAAAAATGATCAATTTGTTGTAATTTGGAATATCAAGTTGTAATTTGTTGGAATTAGTTGTAGTATCAAGTTTTAGTTTTGAGAAACCTAACTTTGTATGTAATTGATAATTGTGATGAGAATGGCCCGGCATGGGTTTTAAATTTATTGGATTGTGAATGTTTATATACAATATCTATTTTAGTTTTATCTGATTGTCGTTGTTATTGTAAGTTTTTAACGCAAGACGTCGGGATAGGTCATAAAGCAACGGAACtatgttaaattttttcaagGGCTAATCCATGAAAGCGATTACGGACACGACACAATACGAACACAGTTTCAACCAAGTGAAGTTCTATTTTGGCTTGCTTATTTATGGACAGTTTCAACCACTGGTATTTTTTAGCCAACTTGGATAGCAAAAATACTAGACACATAATATTGCAGTGTGTGAAGTGTAAAATCTAGATTCACAAACACCATTGGAACAATAACAGGAATTGAAAAGGGGCATCTGTTCTTCCATTCATTACCAATGGTAGCATGATATTTTGTTACTTGGTTAAACCATGTGGAAAATGCCTCTTCTGTAACAGCTAATGGACATTAATGAAAGCACAACCACAAATAGCTATTTcttgccaaaaattcattaggACACGACGTGACATGGATATGGACTACTTGTCAAAAAATCCCCCCAACATTTCTTACTTGCCAAGAATCTTAGTCCAAAACACAACCACAAAACAGAAGGCCATTAAATAAGGTCATGGTCCAACTAAATTTCGATACAAATTAGCCATACATCCCATTCTTTTATAAAGAACTACATCAAAAAAATAGCCAAGGGTATAACCTTGAGAGCCAGCCAAAGGAAACAACGGGGAAAAAAAAGCCAAAACTGGCCAACCTATACTATATTCACCACCTTACAACAAAGCAAAATAGTACTAAGTTTTAAGGTGAATTCAGTCAGCAATATCAATACTAGAATCATGCTAGTGTATTTGGTTCTGGAAAAATTTTGGCATAGTTTCTCCTGTTTTTGGTCCTAGTCCGACGTCGTGCGTCTCAATcagtacaacaacaacaacaacatcaggTTAATTGCCAAATTATCCATTCCCAACAAAAACCATAAAACAACAGTCACACAAATAGGTTACAATAGAAGTTAGGTTTTGCAAAACTACAACTTGATATTCCAACAAATTACAACTTCATATTTCAAATTACAATAATTGATCATTTTCTTGGCCTTTAATTCTCTTGAATAGCTTCAATCTCTTTCAACGGCATGTGGTATCTCGAAGTTGTTGAACTGCTAAGCGGAGTCATCTTTGTGCCGATATCTCTCTGTTTGAACTCATGAATCATCTTGCAgctttttccaaacaaaaactcTTCTTGAGTAGGAATAAGCAATGGTTGTTCTGGCTCGGGTGTGATATTTCAAAGTGAatccaaaacaataaaatagtCTCTCATCTTTTCAACTTGACGCAATGACCGTATCTTACATGAATTGGATGCATGTAATCAAGCTGCCCTCCCAATCTTCCAACCATAACCTGAGAATAACAATGAGCAATAAGGATAACACAAAAATTACTAGGAATAAAACCACATGACAGCAGAGTAAAAATCCCTCCACTGCTTACATTTTGGGAGTTCGGCTGCATGTAGGTAGGCCTTGCTAGGATAGAGCGATGTTGCGTAACGTATCGGGCTGGCTGCGTCCTAGTCCCCACATGTCCAATTATCTgcagaaggaaaagaaaatccacTAAGAAAGTTCCTTATGAGGTGATAGTATTGCTTCACACTTAGATCACAAAAAAATCACTTCTCTTTTAGGCATAAAAATTGGTTGCGTAGACTTTACTTCTCCCTTTTGTAAGTGAAGAAAGAGAGCATTATGAGTGTACCAT
This region includes:
- the LOC131306895 gene encoding uncharacterized protein LOC131306895, yielding MAEQILSNLRDDPDLKWPGKLRSDPSRRAKDKYCRFHRDHRHNTDDCIDLKQQIEDLIQRGRLQCFVTKKHQKQPRKEDTSKERRDGAAPRSGPIGEIKIIHGGFAGGGESSHARKAQLRKLRTEEYLEVNIIDRPSKIQKKEEIPIIFSEEDLKGIQIPHDDPLVITIVIANYLTRRVLIDSGSSADILYLHAYDQLKVGRERLRPMASPLVGFAGTPVYPAGQIALPITMGEEKSQITGMIDFIVVDCPSSAYNAILGRTTLNKIGAIISTYHLMIKFPTSEGVACIRGDQKAARECYVTSLRRVNITMNIESLDTRNEEKL
- the LOC131306896 gene encoding uncharacterized protein LOC131306896, with translation MVMAKFLFKEGNGSHEIVIVSKTLIEDSFPVLLHHRRPPQPNPSAPPPPLTAITTRLLRTSTTTKLQAVLKSDCGRFSFANDCKTKEVLGAGGAVVMFRGHQGSTSVVKFQSLFHEFWGGFGAQTE